One genomic segment of Rhodohalobacter mucosus includes these proteins:
- a CDS encoding OstA-like protein, with translation MTHRKPRYHLFGLILVFLIPVPAAAQNSVTIIDADILQTSIIDGQTVTRFLDNVILSIDNRTMYADSVYQFAAQNRIQAYNIQIETENEIIWADTLYHNTFTDYSELRGRVVVESDNNRLFSQAMDVSMPRDITFFLSPVRFEDDRGALVAESGLYYQQADSAIFRGNVQLADSTQYLEADSLFMNRSTDLYELFGRVYAQDFEDNVTFKGDYLYADSSGYRLLTGNDAWLLDISESEADTTHLLAKKIELMENDSVSTMDAFENVRIWSNEFSAVGDTANYDNSAERFVLRSNPVLWQKNIQLTGPVIEVEMEDDDIRFLSSHPRPIAVQEDSLTRRLHQMTGDTLHAHFEDGSVERIIVFNNSEIIFHIKDENEEPDGLIELIANGSSTLFFRDGEFDFFKAEENPDGSWLPEDPANVDRKLSNFRWDPGLKPYRPMLQLPRLPQIPDEPLFEFPPRYERYLSEAEDED, from the coding sequence ATGACTCACAGGAAACCACGATACCATCTATTCGGCCTGATTCTGGTGTTTCTTATTCCGGTACCGGCAGCGGCACAAAACAGCGTGACGATAATTGATGCCGACATACTGCAGACGTCCATTATTGACGGACAGACCGTAACCAGGTTTCTGGATAACGTTATACTCTCCATCGACAACCGTACCATGTACGCCGACAGCGTCTACCAGTTTGCCGCTCAGAACCGCATACAGGCTTACAATATCCAGATTGAAACGGAAAATGAGATTATCTGGGCCGACACGCTCTACCACAATACGTTCACCGATTACAGTGAATTGCGGGGGCGTGTTGTTGTGGAGTCAGATAACAACAGGCTTTTTAGCCAGGCCATGGACGTGAGTATGCCCCGAGATATCACCTTTTTTTTGTCGCCCGTACGGTTCGAGGATGACCGGGGCGCCCTAGTTGCAGAGTCCGGCCTGTACTATCAGCAGGCCGACAGCGCCATTTTCCGGGGCAATGTGCAGCTGGCCGACTCCACACAGTACCTGGAGGCCGATTCCCTGTTTATGAATCGGTCAACTGATCTCTATGAGCTCTTCGGGCGCGTCTACGCGCAGGATTTTGAGGACAACGTAACCTTTAAGGGCGACTATCTCTATGCGGACTCAAGCGGCTACCGGCTGCTAACCGGCAACGATGCATGGCTTCTCGATATCAGCGAAAGCGAGGCCGATACCACACACCTGCTGGCCAAAAAAATTGAGCTGATGGAAAACGATTCAGTATCAACCATGGATGCATTTGAGAATGTGCGGATCTGGTCGAATGAATTTTCGGCCGTGGGCGATACGGCCAATTACGACAACTCGGCTGAGCGGTTTGTTCTGCGATCCAACCCTGTTTTATGGCAAAAAAATATTCAGCTTACCGGTCCTGTGATTGAAGTGGAGATGGAAGACGATGATATCCGTTTTCTATCCTCGCATCCGAGGCCCATTGCGGTACAGGAAGACTCCCTCACCCGGCGTCTTCACCAGATGACCGGCGACACGCTTCACGCCCATTTTGAAGACGGATCCGTTGAGCGAATCATCGTATTCAACAACTCTGAAATCATTTTCCACATCAAGGATGAAAACGAGGAGCCCGACGGGCTGATAGAACTGATTGCAAACGGATCCTCCACCCTCTTTTTCAGAGACGGGGAGTTTGACTTTTTCAAGGCAGAAGAAAATCCGGACGGTTCCTGGCTGCCGGAAGATCCCGCCAATGTTGACCGCAAACTGAGCAATTTTCGCTGGGACCCCGGCCTCAAACCATACAGACCCATGCTGCAGCTGCCGCGGTTACCCCAAATTCCGGATGAACCGCTGTTTGAGTTTCCGCCGAGGTATGAGCGATATCTTAGTGAAGCGGAAGATGAGGACTGA
- the lptC gene encoding LPS export ABC transporter periplasmic protein LptC, translating into MHSSYRVWAMQATAFLALRKLLPVPVISLLLFGACADLSEYDAQQVRSSLNDSLVFTTESWDVEMMLMQEGRARMRLEGSYAVGYRTRDRKETHIAGPVYVQLFDSLGSVETEAWSNRAVYKERSSEFELFDSVSVRTNTDRQLFSDYLMWSQKTDSISSYRFVTIITPTDSITGRGFYGLTDLSEYTIPEPGGRSRLQ; encoded by the coding sequence ATGCATTCATCGTACCGGGTCTGGGCGATGCAGGCGACCGCTTTTTTGGCACTGCGTAAACTGCTGCCTGTGCCGGTTATTTCCCTCCTTCTGTTCGGAGCCTGCGCAGACCTCTCTGAATATGATGCGCAACAGGTTCGCAGTTCGCTGAACGACTCGCTGGTCTTTACAACCGAGAGCTGGGATGTCGAAATGATGCTGATGCAGGAAGGCAGGGCACGCATGAGGCTTGAAGGAAGTTACGCCGTGGGATACAGAACACGCGACCGAAAGGAGACACACATCGCAGGCCCGGTTTATGTGCAGCTGTTTGATTCGCTGGGCAGCGTTGAGACCGAGGCCTGGAGCAACCGCGCTGTGTACAAGGAAAGGAGCAGCGAATTTGAGCTTTTTGATTCGGTTTCCGTACGAACCAACACCGACCGGCAGCTCTTTTCGGATTACCTGATGTGGTCGCAAAAAACCGACAGCATCTCGTCCTACCGGTTCGTCACCATCATTACTCCCACTGACAGCATCACCGGCAGGGGTTTTTATGGCCTTACCGATCTTTCAGAATACACCATACCTGAACCGGGCGGCAGATCCAGACTGCAATGA
- the upp gene encoding uracil phosphoribosyltransferase: protein MAELKRDYEHENVTIIDHPLVARDLSILRKKETSTAGFRAAMARIATILAYYALKGLPLRTTRIETPVTETEGFEIDTSIFVIPILRAGLSLADAIIDFVPDAHVGHLGMYRDETTHKPVDYYSNIPDGIDQGLTLVVDPMLATGGSADDAISYLKKHGAKNILFISLICAPEGLKRINSTHPDVPIITAAVDEKLNEDAFIVPGLGDAGDRFFGTA, encoded by the coding sequence ATGGCGGAGTTAAAACGCGATTACGAACACGAAAACGTAACGATAATCGACCACCCGCTGGTGGCGCGCGACCTCTCCATTCTGCGAAAAAAAGAGACCAGTACCGCAGGCTTTCGGGCTGCCATGGCCAGAATAGCCACCATTCTGGCATACTATGCACTTAAAGGGTTACCGCTCCGCACAACCCGCATTGAAACGCCCGTTACTGAAACGGAAGGCTTTGAAATTGACACAAGCATATTTGTGATCCCCATTCTGCGGGCGGGATTAAGTCTTGCAGATGCCATCATCGATTTTGTTCCGGATGCTCATGTAGGCCATCTTGGCATGTACAGAGACGAAACTACACACAAGCCCGTTGACTATTACTCGAACATCCCCGACGGCATTGATCAGGGATTGACGCTCGTTGTGGATCCTATGCTTGCAACCGGCGGAAGCGCTGATGATGCCATTTCGTACCTGAAAAAACATGGTGCAAAAAACATTCTCTTTATTTCGTTAATTTGTGCTCCAGAAGGACTCAAAAGAATCAACAGTACACATCCCGATGTCCCGATTATCACTGCAGCGGTTGACGAAAAACTTAATGAAGATGCATTCATCGTACCGGGTCTGGGCGATGCAGGCGACCGCTTTTTTGGCACTGCGTAA
- a CDS encoding alanine/glycine:cation symporter family protein, whose translation MELFESVINWLVNLIWNTPEAMPAMVVILLSYGIFITIRLGFIQIRQFRHGIKVVTGHYDDPEDEGDINHFQALTTALSATVGIGNIAGVALAIHFGGPGALFWMWITAVLGMAIKYTEVSLAQKFRVNNPDGSVSGGPMYYIEKGLGPNWKWLAIAFSISAAICAFLTGNAVQANTVADVMNSDFEIPFWITGLVTASLVGAVILGGIKRIGYVTARLVPFMATLYVLGGLLILLLNFDQILPSFWVILSNAFNPQAGVLGVGSGAFIFTLSYGVQRGLFSNEAGQGSAPIAHSAAKTDQPVREGVVALLEPFIDTLIICTITGLVIVSTGAWDQFHPASVDPADGVISYTVEDNGNTLLFEEGLPVNGAMLRYNVPVDTMFADEARTTLFTGTIENIGTEPVIVLETGGQQERIYGGVIENGAPLTSRAFEIGLAPLFPGGGFVVTFAVLLFAISTSISWSYYGDRAAQYLFGFKSIFWYRIAFVLMHFFGATVALTTVWAFGDVMLGLMAFFNIIALFALSGVVYNMTKTYFENTEV comes from the coding sequence ATGGAACTATTTGAAAGCGTCATTAACTGGCTTGTAAACCTTATCTGGAATACACCGGAAGCGATGCCCGCCATGGTGGTCATCCTTCTCTCCTACGGTATTTTTATTACTATCCGTCTCGGTTTTATTCAAATACGGCAATTCAGGCACGGCATCAAGGTTGTAACCGGTCATTATGATGACCCTGAAGATGAAGGGGATATCAACCATTTTCAGGCTCTCACAACGGCATTGTCAGCCACGGTCGGTATCGGGAACATTGCCGGTGTGGCACTGGCCATTCATTTTGGCGGCCCCGGAGCTCTCTTCTGGATGTGGATTACGGCCGTATTGGGTATGGCGATCAAGTATACGGAAGTTTCGCTAGCACAGAAATTCAGGGTCAACAATCCGGACGGCAGCGTGTCGGGAGGACCCATGTACTATATTGAGAAAGGTCTCGGCCCCAACTGGAAATGGCTTGCCATAGCGTTCTCCATCTCTGCAGCAATCTGTGCTTTTTTAACCGGCAACGCCGTTCAGGCCAATACCGTAGCCGATGTAATGAACAGTGATTTTGAAATTCCATTTTGGATTACGGGTCTTGTCACCGCCAGCCTTGTGGGTGCGGTGATTCTCGGCGGAATCAAGCGGATCGGATATGTAACGGCCCGCCTTGTACCCTTTATGGCTACCCTCTATGTTCTGGGCGGGCTGTTGATTCTGTTGCTGAACTTCGACCAGATACTGCCTTCATTCTGGGTAATTTTAAGCAACGCATTTAATCCGCAGGCCGGTGTTTTGGGTGTTGGATCCGGTGCTTTTATTTTTACACTCAGCTATGGTGTGCAGCGAGGCCTTTTCTCTAATGAGGCCGGACAGGGTTCTGCTCCGATTGCTCACTCTGCGGCAAAAACAGATCAACCCGTTCGGGAGGGCGTGGTAGCACTGCTCGAACCCTTCATTGACACGCTTATCATCTGTACCATCACCGGATTGGTCATTGTTTCAACCGGCGCCTGGGATCAGTTTCATCCTGCATCCGTCGACCCCGCAGACGGTGTGATATCCTACACCGTTGAGGATAACGGCAATACGCTTCTTTTTGAGGAGGGCCTGCCCGTTAACGGTGCCATGCTTCGCTACAATGTACCCGTCGATACGATGTTTGCCGATGAAGCCAGAACCACTCTCTTTACAGGAACCATCGAGAACATCGGAACGGAACCCGTCATTGTTCTTGAAACGGGAGGTCAGCAGGAGCGTATATACGGAGGTGTGATCGAAAATGGTGCTCCGCTTACATCCAGGGCCTTTGAGATTGGCCTCGCGCCCCTATTTCCGGGCGGCGGATTTGTGGTAACATTTGCCGTACTGCTGTTTGCCATTTCCACATCCATCAGCTGGAGCTACTATGGCGACCGTGCTGCGCAGTACCTTTTCGGATTCAAGTCTATCTTCTGGTACCGCATCGCATTTGTTCTGATGCACTTTTTCGGGGCCACGGTTGCGCTTACCACCGTCTGGGCTTTTGGAGACGTGATGCTCGGACTAATGGCGTTTTTCAATATTATCGCACTGTTTGCCCTTTCCGGAGTGGTTTACAATATGACCAAAACCTACTTCGAAAATACGGAGGTGTGA
- a CDS encoding HU family DNA-binding protein, producing the protein MTKADIVDVISSATGITKVETEAVVKGFLDTVIDAMKRGENIELRGFGSFKVVKRAQRVARNPKTNEEVIVPEQYVPMLKVSKDFKEAVNKSHS; encoded by the coding sequence ATGACGAAAGCTGATATAGTAGACGTAATCTCATCTGCGACAGGAATTACCAAAGTTGAGACCGAAGCCGTTGTAAAAGGATTTCTCGATACGGTTATAGACGCCATGAAAAGGGGTGAAAATATCGAACTGCGAGGATTCGGCAGTTTCAAGGTAGTTAAGAGGGCCCAGCGTGTTGCGCGAAATCCCAAAACCAATGAAGAAGTGATTGTACCCGAGCAGTATGTCCCCATGCTCAAAGTGTCGAAAGATTTCAAGGAAGCTGTAAATAAATCCCACAGCTGA
- a CDS encoding DUF5110 domain-containing protein, with translation MIRTKYTCILLLLTFLVSCSTIPDSDYYESDGILSIKTGAESAPPGWFAEPLDLTHSLVYRGQINEHDPSFQFRFYLQNPGTYRLSLLSAYLSEESAENVSITISGPDGFLAGSVSMAPPVSRIPYWISIGSTGEPASVSLEKPGIYTIRISHAARSGLVIDALQLTLNNEHPPEGMGYPETRQPDSEPRFKKREQVVAIPPSTAFGVIADSAVMDEITGTVPDERLEEVLIRTHGSEPGSVSRLEHLKNSFIESIEREDDRGFVLHPASGIGNPEFKKYPALWFTGGLTEFEELQRQLTYLSDPSIPAYEIPFFAPMPEWLTDNKDSDSESEVTGELLLRWVQLSMLSPVMVLPLNERDQVDRLADRDRADIREAVRLRRNLFPFIYSYTLRARTSGVRTVTAADSHDGAIRYGEELFAVPVSASGTDRLPVHFPEGDWYSWWDGQRFEGGQTWLIDVFRNRLPLFVKAGSIIPQRTEGLPVNRDTNETLTVDVFAGGVSSFRLYEDDGTTLDYREGEFSTTAFRWFEQEGRATFNIGAMVWGRGEEYRTDTRYLLRFRYLRPPLGVTANGDELSEGMDTGEWYYDEQLQAVVLDWKQSSSRRTEFEFVW, from the coding sequence ATGATCCGCACAAAATACACCTGCATTTTGCTGCTGCTCACTTTTTTGGTGTCCTGCAGCACCATTCCCGATTCGGATTATTACGAATCGGACGGAATCCTGTCAATAAAAACAGGCGCTGAAAGTGCCCCGCCGGGATGGTTTGCCGAACCTCTCGACCTCACTCACTCTTTGGTTTACAGGGGCCAAATCAACGAACATGATCCTTCATTTCAATTCCGGTTCTATCTTCAGAATCCTGGAACCTATCGCCTGTCGCTTCTTTCGGCCTATCTATCTGAAGAGAGCGCAGAAAACGTGTCGATTACCATATCCGGGCCGGACGGTTTTCTGGCCGGCAGCGTTTCGATGGCCCCTCCAGTTTCACGCATACCCTATTGGATAAGCATTGGATCGACCGGTGAGCCGGCCTCCGTATCTCTGGAGAAACCCGGAATCTATACGATCCGGATCAGTCATGCGGCAAGAAGTGGACTTGTTATCGATGCACTGCAGCTTACCCTGAATAATGAACATCCTCCTGAGGGAATGGGATATCCGGAAACCCGGCAGCCCGACTCGGAGCCCCGCTTCAAGAAAAGGGAGCAGGTTGTTGCCATACCTCCTTCAACCGCATTCGGGGTTATCGCCGATTCAGCGGTTATGGACGAAATCACCGGAACGGTTCCCGATGAAAGGCTTGAGGAAGTGCTTATACGAACGCACGGGTCTGAACCCGGTTCAGTCAGCCGGCTTGAGCATCTGAAAAATAGTTTTATTGAAAGCATAGAAAGAGAAGATGACAGGGGATTTGTGCTGCACCCTGCATCCGGGATTGGGAATCCTGAGTTTAAGAAATATCCCGCGCTTTGGTTTACGGGTGGCCTGACTGAATTTGAAGAGCTACAGCGTCAGCTCACGTATCTGAGTGATCCGTCTATCCCAGCCTACGAAATCCCCTTTTTTGCACCGATGCCCGAATGGCTCACTGACAACAAGGATAGTGATAGTGAAAGCGAGGTTACGGGTGAACTGCTGCTGCGCTGGGTTCAGTTGAGCATGTTGAGTCCAGTTATGGTACTGCCCCTAAATGAGCGGGATCAGGTGGATCGGCTTGCGGACCGGGACCGTGCCGATATAAGGGAAGCGGTGCGTTTACGGAGAAACCTATTTCCGTTCATCTACAGTTATACATTGAGGGCCAGAACGTCGGGTGTCAGGACCGTAACAGCGGCCGACAGCCATGATGGCGCTATCCGTTACGGAGAGGAACTTTTCGCTGTGCCCGTATCGGCGAGCGGCACGGATCGATTGCCCGTTCATTTTCCGGAGGGTGACTGGTACTCGTGGTGGGACGGGCAACGATTTGAAGGCGGGCAGACCTGGCTGATCGACGTATTCAGAAACCGTCTGCCTCTTTTTGTGAAAGCGGGAAGTATTATTCCGCAGCGCACGGAGGGACTTCCCGTAAACCGGGATACAAACGAAACTCTTACGGTAGATGTCTTTGCGGGAGGCGTAAGTTCATTCAGGCTTTATGAAGACGACGGAACAACTCTCGACTACAGGGAAGGTGAATTTTCCACCACGGCATTTCGCTGGTTTGAGCAGGAGGGAAGGGCTACATTCAACATCGGTGCAATGGTCTGGGGCAGAGGAGAGGAGTACAGAACCGATACCCGGTACCTGCTCAGGTTCCGGTATCTGAGGCCGCCTTTGGGGGTAACGGCAAATGGTGATGAGTTATCTGAAGGCATGGATACAGGAGAGTGGTATTACGATGAGCAGCTGCAGGCGGTAGTATTAGACTGGAAGCAGTCCAGCAGCAGGCGAACGGAGTTTGAATTCGTATGGTGA